A region from the Acinonyx jubatus isolate Ajub_Pintada_27869175 chromosome C2, VMU_Ajub_asm_v1.0, whole genome shotgun sequence genome encodes:
- the ST3GAL6 gene encoding type 2 lactosamine alpha-2,3-sialyltransferase isoform X1: MRGYLVAIFLSAVFLYYVLHCILWGTNAYWVPPVEMKRRNKIQPCLSKPAFASLLRFHQFHPFLCAADFKKIASLYGGDKFDLPYGIRTSAEYFRLALSKLQSCDLFDESDNSVPCKKCVVVGNGGVLKNKTLGEKIDSYDVIIRMNNGPVLGHEEEVGRRTTFRLFYPESVFSDPNHNDPNTTAILTAFKPLDLKWLWELLTGGKINTNGFWKKPALNLIYRPYQIRILDPFIIRMAAYELLHFPKVFPKNQKPKHPTTGIIAITLAFHICHEVHLAGFKYNFSDLKSPLHYYGNATMSLMSKNAYHNVTAEQLFLKDIIEKNFVINLTED, from the exons GGTGCCACCTGTGGAAATGAAGCGGAGAAATAAGATCCAGCCTTGTTTATCGAAGCCAGCTTTTGCCTCTCTCCTGag gTTTCATCAGTTTCACCCTTTTCTGTGTGcagctgattttaaaaagattgcTTCCTTGTATGGTGGTGATAAGTTTGATTTGCCCTATGGGATAAGAACATCAG CGGAATATTTTCGACTTGCTCTTTCAAAACTGCAGAGTTGTGATCTCTTTGATGAATCTGACAA CAGTGTGCCATGTAAAAAGTGCGTGGTGGTTGGTAATGGAGGAGTTTTGAAGAATaagacattaggagaaaaaatTGACTCCTATGATGTAATAATAAG AATGAATAATGGTCCTGTTTTAGGACATGAAGAGGAAGTTGGGAGAAGGACAACCTTCCGACTTTTTTATCCAGAATCTGTTTTTTCAGATCCCAATCACAATGATCCTAATACTACGGCGATTCTCACTGCTTTTAAGCCACTTGATTTAAAGTGGCTGTGGGAATTGTTGACAGGTGGCAAAATA aacaCTAATGGTTTTTGGAAGAAACCAGCCTTGAACTTAATCTACAGACCTTATCAAATCAGAATATTAGATCCTTTCATTATCAGAATGGCAGCTTATGAACTGCTTCACTTCCCAAAAGTGTTTCCCAAAAATCAG aaaccCAAGCACCCAACAACAGGAATTATTGCCATCACATTGGCTTTTCACATATGTCATGAAGTTCACCTTGCTGGatttaaatataacttttctGACCTCAAGAGTCCTTTGCACTATTACGGGAATGCCACCATGTCTTTGATGAGTAAG AATGCATATCACAATGTGACAGCGGAGCAGCTCTTTTTGAAGGACATTATAGAAAAAAACTTCGTAATCAACTTGACTGAAGATTGA
- the ST3GAL6 gene encoding type 2 lactosamine alpha-2,3-sialyltransferase isoform X2 has translation MRGYLVAIFLSAVFLYYVLHCILWGTNAYWVPPVEMKRRNKIQPCLSKPAFASLLRFHQFHPFLCAADFKKIASLYGGDKFDLPYGIRTSAEYFRLALSKLQSCDLFDESDNVPCKKCVVVGNGGVLKNKTLGEKIDSYDVIIRMNNGPVLGHEEEVGRRTTFRLFYPESVFSDPNHNDPNTTAILTAFKPLDLKWLWELLTGGKINTNGFWKKPALNLIYRPYQIRILDPFIIRMAAYELLHFPKVFPKNQKPKHPTTGIIAITLAFHICHEVHLAGFKYNFSDLKSPLHYYGNATMSLMSKNAYHNVTAEQLFLKDIIEKNFVINLTED, from the exons GGTGCCACCTGTGGAAATGAAGCGGAGAAATAAGATCCAGCCTTGTTTATCGAAGCCAGCTTTTGCCTCTCTCCTGag gTTTCATCAGTTTCACCCTTTTCTGTGTGcagctgattttaaaaagattgcTTCCTTGTATGGTGGTGATAAGTTTGATTTGCCCTATGGGATAAGAACATCAG CGGAATATTTTCGACTTGCTCTTTCAAAACTGCAGAGTTGTGATCTCTTTGATGAATCTGACAA TGTGCCATGTAAAAAGTGCGTGGTGGTTGGTAATGGAGGAGTTTTGAAGAATaagacattaggagaaaaaatTGACTCCTATGATGTAATAATAAG AATGAATAATGGTCCTGTTTTAGGACATGAAGAGGAAGTTGGGAGAAGGACAACCTTCCGACTTTTTTATCCAGAATCTGTTTTTTCAGATCCCAATCACAATGATCCTAATACTACGGCGATTCTCACTGCTTTTAAGCCACTTGATTTAAAGTGGCTGTGGGAATTGTTGACAGGTGGCAAAATA aacaCTAATGGTTTTTGGAAGAAACCAGCCTTGAACTTAATCTACAGACCTTATCAAATCAGAATATTAGATCCTTTCATTATCAGAATGGCAGCTTATGAACTGCTTCACTTCCCAAAAGTGTTTCCCAAAAATCAG aaaccCAAGCACCCAACAACAGGAATTATTGCCATCACATTGGCTTTTCACATATGTCATGAAGTTCACCTTGCTGGatttaaatataacttttctGACCTCAAGAGTCCTTTGCACTATTACGGGAATGCCACCATGTCTTTGATGAGTAAG AATGCATATCACAATGTGACAGCGGAGCAGCTCTTTTTGAAGGACATTATAGAAAAAAACTTCGTAATCAACTTGACTGAAGATTGA